The Montipora foliosa isolate CH-2021 chromosome 1, ASM3666993v2, whole genome shotgun sequence genome has a window encoding:
- the LOC137984622 gene encoding F-box/WD repeat-containing protein 7-like isoform X1, whose translation MNFEEKARYFVDTFQDFTRDQQNDVLRQILLKCQPLQLRLLYNELKPLLAVDFVASLPKELVERIFSFLSVESLCRIAQCNRLWRERSNHNTIWYQFCVQNGWDRFGEDLLQEPHAASSQVSHIPSTDGICLKPATCRWKNIYIRALSLEKNWAQGRYTVAPLLKGHREPITCMDCNGSTLVSGSSDNTVRVWDVKTNQCVHVLGSPHTDSVRCVQLQGSQCITGCGDGIIRLFDLKSGRCLRSFQGHTGAVEHLSFDGKTIISASADLTVRVWNANTGQLIHSMMGHSDEIQVLVAHGDKVVTTSWDETIRMWSIGSGTCMLTLRGHTEAVYCCNFDDKKIISGGSDGLIKIWDAYTGDNTVSFAGHKGEVYCLQFNDDIIASGSSDSTVRLWSHQGIMLHTLEEHIGVVRCLCLLGNRLISGGDRKRIAIWDVKEGKLLSVVYRNPSLLHLMWADETRLITASPETPGTLTIINYW comes from the exons ATGAACTTTGAGGAAAAAGCAAGATATTTTGTCGACACTTTCCAAGATTTCACCCGCGATCAACAGAACGACGTATTGAGACAAATCCTGCTGAAATGCCAG CCATTACAACTCAGGCTTCTTTACAATGAGTTAAAACCGCTGTTGGCTGTTGATTTTGTTGCATCTCTCCCAAAAGAGCTGGTAGAACGAATCTTTTCGTTTCTTTCAGTGGAATCATTGTGCCGTATTGCACAGTGCAACAGGCTATGGAGGGAAAGATCTAACCACAATACCATTTG GTATCaattttgtgttcaaaatgGGTGGGACAGATTTGGTGAAGATCTTTTACAAGAGCCTCATGCAGCATCTTCACAAGTGTCTCACATTCCATCAACAGATGGCATCTGTCTGAAGCCTGCTACATGCAGATGGAAGAATATTTACATTCGTGCCCTCTCGCTCGAAAAAAATTGGGCACAGGGAAGGTACACTGTTGCACCACTCCTCAAGGGACACAGGGAGCCCATTACCTGTATGGATTGCAATG GCAGCACGTTGGTTTCAGGCTCATCCGATAATACTGTACGAGTATGGGATGTCAAAACTAACCAGTGTGTTCATGTTCTGGGTTCTCCACATACTGACTCTGTCAGATGCGTGCAACTCCAG GGAAGCCAGTGCATCACTGGTTGTGGTGATGGTATTATCAGATTGTTTGATCTGAAATCTGGCCGATGTCTGAG GTCATTTCAAGGTCACACAGGAGCAGTAGAACATTTGTCTTTTGATGGGAAAACTATTATCAGTGCCTCAGCGGACTT GACTGTCCGTGTATGGAACGCAAACACCGGTCAATTGATTCATTCTATGATGGGCCACTCGGATGAGATACAG GTGCTGGTTGCCCATGGAGATAAGGTGGTTACAACGTCATGGGATGAAACGATTCGCATGTGGAGCATCGGCTCAGGGACATGCATGCTAACACTCAGAGGACACACAGAAG CTGTTTACTGTTGTAATTTTGATGACAAGAAAATCATCAGCGGAGGAAGTGACGGGTTGATCAAGATCTGGGATGCTTACACTGGAGACAATACAGTCTCCTTTGCGGGACACAAGGGAGAAGTG TATTGTCTGCAGTTTAATGATGATATTATCGCCTCTGGTTCATCTGACAGCACCGTCCGTTTATGGAGTCATCAGG GTATTATGCTACACACCCTTGAGGAGCACATTGGAGTAGTTCGCTGTCTTTGCCTGTTGGGAAACCGGCTCATTTCCGGGGGAGACCGGAAGCGTATCGCCATCTGGGACGTCAAG GAGGGAAAGCTTTTAAGTGTTGTTTATCGTAACCCAAGTCTACTGCACCTGATGTGGGCCGATGAAACCAGGTTAATAACGGCTTCGCCGGAGACGCCCGGAACGTTAACAATCATCAACTACTGGTAG
- the LOC137985034 gene encoding leukocyte tyrosine kinase receptor-like, with amino-acid sequence MALTGIFIAIFLVFGHFQQVFCLNREKNTRFFKGTVLTQRQRALHRDVLKKICTLGPIQCGHACLSENKCVSQTYCQDQDIGKGVCFLHTSVIQEEKLNILVRNDKCTYQQYVNFHEASCTQKCNGRGRCQFDYVNRRYSCNCEIPYGGEYCENTQAVSFFFKTLDAKGNTGPTSTSAYTKTTLEGAVTLDKGIQIWTVPFTAPYVLTVAGASGGESRFASGGRGGIIRGVIPLVKGTKLHILIGQKGTRGKNSAGGGGGTFVSDSNNVLFAAAGGGGGGGGGYGTPQVGDKGQVSENGSVNGGVNGLGGRVNGTQKNDAGGGGGYKGNGKCCSFVTGRNTCTSQTCNKAGLSYLSGGLGGTGESDGGFDGGGAASSNFPGGGGGYSGGGVRASQAGGGGSYYTSGMRPSTSENHGDGYMFIKVKTV; translated from the exons ATGGCTCTAACCGGAATCTTCATTGCAATTTTTCTCGTCTTTGGACACTTCCAGCAAGTGTTCTGTTTGAATCGAGAAAAAAATACCAGATTCTTCAAAGGAACAGTACTAACTCAACGTCAACGTGCACTGCACAGGgatgttttgaagaaaatttgcaCTTTAGGGCCAATTCAATGTGGACACGCATGCTTGAGTGAGAACAAATGTGTTTCCCAAACGTACTGTCAAGATCAGGACATAGGAAAAGGCGTTTGCTTTCTTCATACCAGTGTAATTCAAGAGGAAAAGCTGAATATTCTTGTGCGAAATGACAAGTGCACATATCAACAGTACGTCAATTTTCAC GAGGCGTCGTGTACTCAGAAATGCAATGGTAGAGGCAGGTGTCAATTTGATTATGTCAACAGACGTTACTCTTGCAACTGCGAGATTCCATACGGTGGAGAGTACTGCGAAAACACTCAAG ctgtttctttcttttttaaaactcttgATGCGAAAGGAAATACAGGACCGACTTCAACGTCTGCCTACACAAAAACCACCCTAGAGGGTGCTGTGACTCTGGACAAAGGTATTCAGATCTGGACAGTTCCATTTACAGCTCCTTACGTTCTGACTGTAGCGGGGGCGTCCGGTGGAGAGTCACGTTTTGCCAGTGGGGGTAGGGGTGGTATTATCAGGGGAGTTATCCCACTGGTTAAGGGAACTAAATTACACATACTGATTGGACAAAAAGGAACGAGGGGTAAAAACAGCGCCGGAGGGGGCGGGGGCACGTTTGTAAGTGACTCCAATAATGTACTTTTTGCAGCAGCTGGAGGTGGAGGGGGAGGCGGAGGCGGTTATGGTACACCACAAGTTGGGGACAAAGGTCAAGTAAGCGAGAATGGGAGCGTCAATGGCGGCGTAAATGGTCTAGGCGGGAGAGTAAACGGTACCCAGAAAAATGAcgcggggggagggggaggataCAAAGGCAACGGAAAGTGTTGTTCATTTGTTACTGGAAGAAACACGTGCACCTCTCAAACGTGCAACAAGGCTGGCCTGTCGTATCTGAGTGGTGGACTCGGAGGAACTGGCGAAAGCGACGGTGGATTTGATGGAGGAGGGGCGGCATCTTCAAATTTTCCGGGAGGTGGGGGTGGGTATTCCGGCGGTGGTGTCCGTGCTTCCCAAGCCGGAGGGGGTGGCTCTTACTACACGAGTGGAATGAGACCAAGCACCAGTGAGAATCATGGTGATGGCTATATGTTTATAAAGGTCAAGACTGTCTGA
- the LOC137984622 gene encoding F-box/WD repeat-containing protein 7-like isoform X2, which produces MNFEEKARYFVDTFQDFTRDQQNDVLRQILLKCQPLQLRLLYNELKPLLAVDFVASLPKELVERIFSFLSVESLCRIAQCNRLWRERSNHNTIWYQFCVQNGWDRFGEDLLQEPHAASSQVSHIPSTDGICLKPATCRWKNIYIRALSLEKNWAQGRYTVAPLLKGHREPITCMDCNGSTLVSGSSDNTVRVWDVKTNQCVHVLGSPHTDSVRCVQLQGSQCITGCGDGIIRLFDLKSGRCLRSFQGHTGAVEHLSFDGKTIISASADLTVRVWNANTGQLIHSMMGHSDEIQVLVAHGDKVVTTSWDETIRMWSIGSGTCMLTLRGHTEAVYCCNFDDKKIISGGSDGLIKIWDAYTGDNTVSFAGHKGEVYCLQFNDDIIASGSSDSTVRLWSHQGIMLHTLEEHIGVVRCLCLLGNRLISGGDRKRIAIWDVKSVLT; this is translated from the exons ATGAACTTTGAGGAAAAAGCAAGATATTTTGTCGACACTTTCCAAGATTTCACCCGCGATCAACAGAACGACGTATTGAGACAAATCCTGCTGAAATGCCAG CCATTACAACTCAGGCTTCTTTACAATGAGTTAAAACCGCTGTTGGCTGTTGATTTTGTTGCATCTCTCCCAAAAGAGCTGGTAGAACGAATCTTTTCGTTTCTTTCAGTGGAATCATTGTGCCGTATTGCACAGTGCAACAGGCTATGGAGGGAAAGATCTAACCACAATACCATTTG GTATCaattttgtgttcaaaatgGGTGGGACAGATTTGGTGAAGATCTTTTACAAGAGCCTCATGCAGCATCTTCACAAGTGTCTCACATTCCATCAACAGATGGCATCTGTCTGAAGCCTGCTACATGCAGATGGAAGAATATTTACATTCGTGCCCTCTCGCTCGAAAAAAATTGGGCACAGGGAAGGTACACTGTTGCACCACTCCTCAAGGGACACAGGGAGCCCATTACCTGTATGGATTGCAATG GCAGCACGTTGGTTTCAGGCTCATCCGATAATACTGTACGAGTATGGGATGTCAAAACTAACCAGTGTGTTCATGTTCTGGGTTCTCCACATACTGACTCTGTCAGATGCGTGCAACTCCAG GGAAGCCAGTGCATCACTGGTTGTGGTGATGGTATTATCAGATTGTTTGATCTGAAATCTGGCCGATGTCTGAG GTCATTTCAAGGTCACACAGGAGCAGTAGAACATTTGTCTTTTGATGGGAAAACTATTATCAGTGCCTCAGCGGACTT GACTGTCCGTGTATGGAACGCAAACACCGGTCAATTGATTCATTCTATGATGGGCCACTCGGATGAGATACAG GTGCTGGTTGCCCATGGAGATAAGGTGGTTACAACGTCATGGGATGAAACGATTCGCATGTGGAGCATCGGCTCAGGGACATGCATGCTAACACTCAGAGGACACACAGAAG CTGTTTACTGTTGTAATTTTGATGACAAGAAAATCATCAGCGGAGGAAGTGACGGGTTGATCAAGATCTGGGATGCTTACACTGGAGACAATACAGTCTCCTTTGCGGGACACAAGGGAGAAGTG TATTGTCTGCAGTTTAATGATGATATTATCGCCTCTGGTTCATCTGACAGCACCGTCCGTTTATGGAGTCATCAGG GTATTATGCTACACACCCTTGAGGAGCACATTGGAGTAGTTCGCTGTCTTTGCCTGTTGGGAAACCGGCTCATTTCCGGGGGAGACCGGAAGCGTATCGCCATCTGGGACGTCAAG AGTGTTcttacgtga
- the LOC137984622 gene encoding F-box/WD repeat-containing protein 7-like isoform X4 has product MNFEEKARYFVDTFQDFTRDQQNDVLRQILLKCQWNHCAVLHSATGYGGKDLTTIPFDGICLKPATCRWKNIYIRALSLEKNWAQGRYTVAPLLKGHREPITCMDCNGSTLVSGSSDNTVRVWDVKTNQCVHVLGSPHTDSVRCVQLQGSQCITGCGDGIIRLFDLKSGRCLRSFQGHTGAVEHLSFDGKTIISASADLTVRVWNANTGQLIHSMMGHSDEIQVLVAHGDKVVTTSWDETIRMWSIGSGTCMLTLRGHTEAVYCCNFDDKKIISGGSDGLIKIWDAYTGDNTVSFAGHKGEVYCLQFNDDIIASGSSDSTVRLWSHQGIMLHTLEEHIGVVRCLCLLGNRLISGGDRKRIAIWDVKEGKLLSVVYRNPSLLHLMWADETRLITASPETPGTLTIINYW; this is encoded by the exons ATGAACTTTGAGGAAAAAGCAAGATATTTTGTCGACACTTTCCAAGATTTCACCCGCGATCAACAGAACGACGTATTGAGACAAATCCTGCTGAAATGCCAG TGGAATCATTGTGCCGTATTGCACAGTGCAACAGGCTATGGAGGGAAAGATCTAACCACAATACCATTTG ATGGCATCTGTCTGAAGCCTGCTACATGCAGATGGAAGAATATTTACATTCGTGCCCTCTCGCTCGAAAAAAATTGGGCACAGGGAAGGTACACTGTTGCACCACTCCTCAAGGGACACAGGGAGCCCATTACCTGTATGGATTGCAATG GCAGCACGTTGGTTTCAGGCTCATCCGATAATACTGTACGAGTATGGGATGTCAAAACTAACCAGTGTGTTCATGTTCTGGGTTCTCCACATACTGACTCTGTCAGATGCGTGCAACTCCAG GGAAGCCAGTGCATCACTGGTTGTGGTGATGGTATTATCAGATTGTTTGATCTGAAATCTGGCCGATGTCTGAG GTCATTTCAAGGTCACACAGGAGCAGTAGAACATTTGTCTTTTGATGGGAAAACTATTATCAGTGCCTCAGCGGACTT GACTGTCCGTGTATGGAACGCAAACACCGGTCAATTGATTCATTCTATGATGGGCCACTCGGATGAGATACAG GTGCTGGTTGCCCATGGAGATAAGGTGGTTACAACGTCATGGGATGAAACGATTCGCATGTGGAGCATCGGCTCAGGGACATGCATGCTAACACTCAGAGGACACACAGAAG CTGTTTACTGTTGTAATTTTGATGACAAGAAAATCATCAGCGGAGGAAGTGACGGGTTGATCAAGATCTGGGATGCTTACACTGGAGACAATACAGTCTCCTTTGCGGGACACAAGGGAGAAGTG TATTGTCTGCAGTTTAATGATGATATTATCGCCTCTGGTTCATCTGACAGCACCGTCCGTTTATGGAGTCATCAGG GTATTATGCTACACACCCTTGAGGAGCACATTGGAGTAGTTCGCTGTCTTTGCCTGTTGGGAAACCGGCTCATTTCCGGGGGAGACCGGAAGCGTATCGCCATCTGGGACGTCAAG GAGGGAAAGCTTTTAAGTGTTGTTTATCGTAACCCAAGTCTACTGCACCTGATGTGGGCCGATGAAACCAGGTTAATAACGGCTTCGCCGGAGACGCCCGGAACGTTAACAATCATCAACTACTGGTAG
- the LOC137984622 gene encoding F-box/WD repeat-containing protein 7-like isoform X3 has translation MPVESLCRIAQCNRLWRERSNHNTIWYQFCVQNGWDRFGEDLLQEPHAASSQVSHIPSTDGICLKPATCRWKNIYIRALSLEKNWAQGRYTVAPLLKGHREPITCMDCNGSTLVSGSSDNTVRVWDVKTNQCVHVLGSPHTDSVRCVQLQGSQCITGCGDGIIRLFDLKSGRCLRSFQGHTGAVEHLSFDGKTIISASADLTVRVWNANTGQLIHSMMGHSDEIQVLVAHGDKVVTTSWDETIRMWSIGSGTCMLTLRGHTEAVYCCNFDDKKIISGGSDGLIKIWDAYTGDNTVSFAGHKGEVYCLQFNDDIIASGSSDSTVRLWSHQGIMLHTLEEHIGVVRCLCLLGNRLISGGDRKRIAIWDVKEGKLLSVVYRNPSLLHLMWADETRLITASPETPGTLTIINYW, from the exons ATGCCAG TGGAATCATTGTGCCGTATTGCACAGTGCAACAGGCTATGGAGGGAAAGATCTAACCACAATACCATTTG GTATCaattttgtgttcaaaatgGGTGGGACAGATTTGGTGAAGATCTTTTACAAGAGCCTCATGCAGCATCTTCACAAGTGTCTCACATTCCATCAACAGATGGCATCTGTCTGAAGCCTGCTACATGCAGATGGAAGAATATTTACATTCGTGCCCTCTCGCTCGAAAAAAATTGGGCACAGGGAAGGTACACTGTTGCACCACTCCTCAAGGGACACAGGGAGCCCATTACCTGTATGGATTGCAATG GCAGCACGTTGGTTTCAGGCTCATCCGATAATACTGTACGAGTATGGGATGTCAAAACTAACCAGTGTGTTCATGTTCTGGGTTCTCCACATACTGACTCTGTCAGATGCGTGCAACTCCAG GGAAGCCAGTGCATCACTGGTTGTGGTGATGGTATTATCAGATTGTTTGATCTGAAATCTGGCCGATGTCTGAG GTCATTTCAAGGTCACACAGGAGCAGTAGAACATTTGTCTTTTGATGGGAAAACTATTATCAGTGCCTCAGCGGACTT GACTGTCCGTGTATGGAACGCAAACACCGGTCAATTGATTCATTCTATGATGGGCCACTCGGATGAGATACAG GTGCTGGTTGCCCATGGAGATAAGGTGGTTACAACGTCATGGGATGAAACGATTCGCATGTGGAGCATCGGCTCAGGGACATGCATGCTAACACTCAGAGGACACACAGAAG CTGTTTACTGTTGTAATTTTGATGACAAGAAAATCATCAGCGGAGGAAGTGACGGGTTGATCAAGATCTGGGATGCTTACACTGGAGACAATACAGTCTCCTTTGCGGGACACAAGGGAGAAGTG TATTGTCTGCAGTTTAATGATGATATTATCGCCTCTGGTTCATCTGACAGCACCGTCCGTTTATGGAGTCATCAGG GTATTATGCTACACACCCTTGAGGAGCACATTGGAGTAGTTCGCTGTCTTTGCCTGTTGGGAAACCGGCTCATTTCCGGGGGAGACCGGAAGCGTATCGCCATCTGGGACGTCAAG GAGGGAAAGCTTTTAAGTGTTGTTTATCGTAACCCAAGTCTACTGCACCTGATGTGGGCCGATGAAACCAGGTTAATAACGGCTTCGCCGGAGACGCCCGGAACGTTAACAATCATCAACTACTGGTAG